TACGCGTCACGCCACTTGGCGCCCTTGCCGGTCAGCGCCATCTGGACGTAGGTGGCGGACTCGGTGATGAAGGGGGCCCACAGGCGCTCGATGCCGTGGCGCACGTCCTCGACGGTCAGCTCGCTGCCGTCCTCCCACTTCAGACCCTCCTTCAGCGTGAAGGTCCAGGTCTTGTTGTCCTTGGAGGCGGTGCCGGTGTCGGTGGCGAGGTCGCCGACGAGCGTCTGGTGGCCCGCGGAGTCGGTCTTGTAGCCGGTCAGGGTGCGGTGCAGGAGCAGTGCGGCCGTGGAGTTGTACGCGTAGTAGATGCGCTGCGGGTCCAGGTGGGAGAAGTCCTGCGGCGAGAGGCCGTAGATCGTGCCGCCCTTCTTCGCACCGGGGATCTCCGGGGCCGGGCCGGTGGAGTCGGCCTTGGTGCCGATGGTGACCTTGTTGGCCGTGTAGGAAGTGGCACCGTCGGTCGGGCTGTTGCCGCCACCCCCGCCGCCGCTGCTGCACGCGGACAGCAGCGTCGAGCCCGCGGCCGCGACAGTGGTGGCGATGACGAAGTTTCTGCGGGAGAGAGACATGGCTGACCCGTTCGTAGTGGAGGAGAAGAGGGGGTGGCCCCGGCCAGGCCCCGTCGCCCGGCCGGGTCGGAACTCAGCGCTTGGTCTTCGGGTCCAGTGCGTCGCGGACCGAGTCGCCGAGGAGGTTGAAGGCGACGACGAAGATCACCATGGCCAGGCCCGGGAAGAGCATGAAGGTGATGTCGTCCTGGTAGACCTTGGCGCCGTTCTGGATCATGACGCCCCAGTCGGGGGTCGGGTCCGAGAGACCGACGCCCAGGAAGGCGAGAGCGGCCTCTGTGGTGACGTAGGTCGGGAGGAGGAGCGTTGCCTGGATGAGGATCGGGGTCCACAGGTTGGGCAGCAGTTCCTTGAAGATGATCCGGGCCGGGGAGGCGCCGGTGACCTTGGCCGCCTCCACGAACTCGCGCTCGCGCAGGGCGAGTACCTCGCCGCGCAGCAGACGCGCGATGGAGGCCCAGCCGAAGGCCGTCATCACGAGGATGAGGCTGGTGACGGTCAGCCAGACCGGGGTGTTGTCCTCGGGCGAGACGAAGATCGCGATGACCACCGGCCAGAAGGCGATGAAGAACAGCGTCTGCGGGAACGCCAGCAGGATGTCGATCACGCGGCCGACGAAGTAGTCCGTCTTGCCGCCCAGATAGCCGGCGGTGATGCCGATGACGACGCCGAGCAGGGTCGTCAGCAGAGCGGCCACGGTGGCGATCAGCAACGAGTTGCGGATGCCGTAGAGCAGGAACGTGAAGACGTCCCGCCCGAGCTGCGGCTCGATACCGAACCAGAAGTCGGAGCTGATGCCGCCGTTGGGCTTGACCGGGTAGTTGAACTGGTTGAACAGGCCCGGGATGTTCATGCCGTACGTGGTGTACGGGTCCTTGCCATACACCTTGGCGATCAGCGGCGCAGCGATGCCCACGACGAAGAAGAAGACCACCACGAAGGCGGATATGACGCCCGCCCGGTCCCGCTTGAAGCGGGTCCAGGCCAGCCGTCCCGGAGAGCGGCTCTCGGTGCCCTTCGGGGTGCCGGGCTTCGCCGATGCGGCGCTGTCTTCGTCGGTCACCTCGAGTGCGGCGGCCGGGGAAGGGGATGCGGGGGTGGTCATGATGCTCCGTGCCTTGTGGGTCAAGGCTCCGCAGGGCGCTCCCCTACGGGCTACGCCGGACTTTTTCAACGCAATTCATTCAAGGTCAATAAATTCTCGACGCCCTTGGTTGCCTATTTACCTTCTTTACTCTGTCTTGATCATTCCGTAGCTACGCGGGTAGCGCGCCGTAATCAATCCGTGCTTCACATCGGACCAACTGGACTAATCAGGCAATGAGTTCGATATGCGGACGGTGGTGTGCCGAAATGCGTACATCGGCACGTCGCAATCCAACGTTTCGGCATCGTTACGCGAAGATCTGTTGCGCGGCGCGCAGAAGATCGTCTGGGTGGCCCTCGTCGGTTGCCCGTCTTCGCCTCGGCCGAATGCCTGCATTCGGATGACGTGTCCCTCTAAAGGCTGCTCAATCCGGCGGCGGGCATGCGATACGCGGCACATGAGTCGATATTGACCGGTATCGGTTCTGTGATCGCGGAGGAGGCAGCCATGCGGCGACACACGCCCGCCCGAGGGGCCGCCTGTGTGATCGCCGCGGGGCTGCTGGCCACCGCCTGCGGGGGTGGCGGCGGCTTCGGCGGAGCCGGGGTGCTGACCTCCTCCTGGGGCGATCCGCAGAACCCGCTGGAGCCGGCCAACACCAATGAGGTGCAGGGCGGCAAGGTCCTCGACATGATCTTCCGGGGCCTGAAGAAGTACGACCCGCGGACGGGCAAGGCCCAGAACATGCTCGCCGAGCGCATCGACACCCCGGACTCGCGGAATTTCACCGTCACCCTGAAGGCCGGCTGGAAGTTCAGCAACGGAGAACCGGTCACCGCCCACTCCTTCGTGGACGCCTGGAACTACGGGGCCGGCCTGAAGAACAACCAGAAGAACGCGTACTTCTTCGGCTACATCGAGGGCTACGACAAGGTCCATCCCGACAGCGGCGCGCAGACCGCCGACACGCTGTCCGGGCTCCAGGTCACCGGGCCCCGGACGTTCACCGTCCGGCTCAACCAGAAGTTCTCCAGCTTCCCCGACACCCTCGGCTACGCCGCCTACGCGCCGCTCCCGCGCGCGTTCTACACCGACCACGCCGCCTGGGTGAGCAAGCCGGTCGGCAACGGGCCGTACCAGATCGCGTCGTACACCAAGGGATCCGCCATGTCCCTGAAGAAGTGGGACGCCTACCCCGGCCCCGACCCGGCCCGGAACGTCGGCGTGACCCTGCTGGTGTACACCGACAGCAACACCGCCTACACCGATGTGCTGGCCGGCAACCTCGACCTGGTCGACGACGTGCCCGCCACCCAGCTCAAGAACGTCCACACCGACCTGAACGGCCGTTACATCAACACCCCGGCCGGCATCCTGCAGACCCTGGCCTTCCCGTACTACGACCCGAAGTGGAACACCCCCGGGGCGCGGATGGTACGCACGGGTCTGTCCATGGCGATCAACCGCAAGCAGATCACCGGGACCATCTTCCGTAACACGCGCACCCCGGCCACCGACTGGACCTCCCCGGTCCTCGGCGCGGCCGGCGGCTACCAGGCCGGACTGTGCGGCCACGCCTGCGACTACGACCCCGCCCAGGCCAAGAAGCTCATCCAGGAGGGCGGCGGGATCCCCGGCGGCCGGCTCAAGATCACCTACAACGCGGACACGGGCTCGCACAAGCAGTGGGTGGACGCCGTGTGCAACTCCATCAACAACGCGCTCGACAACGACAAGGCCTGCGTCGGCAACCCGATCGGCACCTTCGCCGACTTCCGCAACCAGACCACGGGGCACAAGATGTCCGGTCCCTTCCGGGCCGGCTGGCAGATGGACTACCCGTTGATCCAGAACTTCCTGCAGCCGCTGTACTACACGGGCGCCTCCTCCAACGACGGCCTGTGGTCCAGCCCGCAGTTCGACCGGCTCGTCGACCGGGCCAACGCCGAGACGGACCGGGCCACCGCCGTCCGGCTCTTCCAGCAGGCCGAGGGGGTCGTCCGCGACAACATGGCCGCCATCCCGCTCTGGTACCAGAACGGCAGCGCCGGCTACACCGCCCGGCTCTCCCATGTGGCGCTCAACCCGTTCAGCGTGCCGGTCTACAACGAGATCAAGGTGGGCTGAACGGCATGGCGCGCTATGTCGCACGGCGGCTGCTGCAGATGATCCCGGTGTTCCTCGGGTCGACGCTGCTGATCTTCCTGATGGTGAACGTGATGGGCGACCCCATCGCGGGCCTGTGCGGCGAGCGGGCCTGCGATCCGGCGACGGCCGCCCAGCTGAAGCGGGAGTTCGGCTTGGACAAGCCTCTCTGGCAGCAGTACGCGACGTACATGGGCAACCTCTTCACCGGCGACTTCGGCACGGCCTTCAACGGCCAGAAGGTCACCGAGCTGATGGGTTCGGCATTCCCCGTCACCATCCGGCTCACGATCGTCGCCATCCTCTTCGAGATCGTCATCGGTGTGACGCTGGGCGTGCTGACGGGCCTCAGGCGCGGCCGGCCCGTCGACACCGGGGTGCTGCTGGGCACCCTGGTGGTGATCTCCGTGCCCACCTTCGTCACCGGTCTGCTGCTCCAGCTGCTGCTCGGCATCAAGTGGCAGTGGATCAGCCCGTCCGTCCGCTACGGCAGTTTCGACGAGCTGATCGTGCCCGGCCTGGTCCTCGCCTCCGTCTCCCTCGCCTATGTCACCCGGCTGACCCGCACCTCCATCGCGGAGAACAAGCGGTCCGACTACGTCCGTACGGCGGTCGCCAAGGGCCTGCCCCGGCACCGGGTGATCGTCCGGCACCTGCTGCGCAACTCCCTGATCCCCGTGGTCACCTTCATCGGCGCCGACATCGGCGCGCTGATGGGCGGTGCGATCGTCACCGAGCGGATCTTCAACATCCACGGCGTGGGCTTCCAGCTCTATCAGGGCATCCTGCGCCAGAACACGCAGACGGTCGTCGGCTTCGTGACCGTCCTCGTCCTTGTCTTCCTCGTCGCCAACCTCCTCGTCGATCTCCTGTACGCCGTACTCGACCCGAGGATCCGCTATGCCTGAACAGCCGCACGAGCCCGAGGGGGCGATCGCCGGGACCGGCATGGGCGGGGCGATGGACCTGGGCGCGAGCGAGGCGGCGACCCTGGAGCGCACCCCCGGGGGACCGCAGGGCACGGGCCCGGCGGGCAGGCCTCGCAGCCTCTGGTCGGACGCGTGGCGGGACCTGCGGCGCAACCCGGTGTTCCTCGTCTCCGGGCTGGTCATCCTCTTCCTTGTCCTCATCGCCCTGTGGCCCTCGGCGATCGCCTCCGGCAGCCCCCTGAAGTGCGACCTCGCCAAGGCGCAGGACGGCGCGGGCCCCGGCGCGCCCTTCGGCTACGACGGCCAGGGCTGCAACGTCTACACGCGCACCGTGTACGGCGCCCGTACGTCCGTCACGGTCGGTGTGCTGGCGACGCTCGGGGTGGCCGTCGTCGGGTCGGTGCTGGGGGCGCTGGCGGGCTACTTCGGCGGCATCTGGGACTCGATCCTGTCCCGGGTCACCGACATCTTCTTCGCGATCCCGGTGGTCCTCGGCGGTCTGGTCCTTCTGTCGGTGGTCACCAGCAACACCGTCTGGCCGGTCATCGGGTTCATGGTGCTGCTCGGCTGGCCGCAGATCTCGCGTATCGCGCGCGGCTCGGTCATCACCGCCAAACAGAACGACTACGTCCAGGCCGCCCGCGCCCTCGGCGCCTCCGACTCCCGCATCCTGCTGCGCCACATCGCCCCGAACGCCGTGGCGCCCGTGATCGTAGTGGCGACCATCGCGCTGGGCACGTACATCGCGCTGGAGGCGACCTTGTCGTACCTCGGTGTGGGGTTGAAACCGCCCAGCGTCTCCTGGGGCATCGACATCTCCGCCGCGTCCCCCTATGTCCGCAACGCCCCCCACGCCCTCCTGTGGCCCTCAGGCGCCCTGGCCGTCACGGTGCTGGCCTTCATCATGCTGGGCGATGCGGTCCGCGACGCTCTCGATCCGAAGCTGAGGTGATGGGGCGGTGCTGCTGGGAGTGCGTGGTGCTGGTGGGGAGTTTTCGGTCCCGGGGAGGAGCGGTGCGGGCCGGCGAGGGTGCGGAGGGGCGGGCCGGGCGGGAGAGGCCGGTGGCGGTGCGCGCTCTGTCGCGGTGCCCTTCCGGTGCGTCGGCGATCACCGTCCTGCCGTCCCCCTGCTCGGTGACGCGGTCCGCGACGGCTTCGATCCGAAGTTGAGGTGATGCGGCGTGCTGCGGGAAACACGAGGTGTGCCTGGGGAGTGCGCTGCCGAGCGCCGTTCCGCGTCCGGTCTGCCGTCGACGCGGGTCCGCGGCGCCTTTGGTCCGAGGACGAGGTGATGGTGGCGTGCTGCTCGAAGTGCAGGAGCTGCAGGTGGAGTTCCGGACACGGGACGGGGTCGCGCATGCCGTCAACGGGGTGAGTTACGAGGTCGACGCGGGGGAGACGCTGGCCGTGCTGGGGGAGTCCGGGTCGGGCAAGTCCGTCACCGCGCAGGCCGTGATGGGGATCCTCGACATGCCCCCGGGCAGGATCACCGGCGGACGGATTCTCTTCCGGGGGCAGGATCTGCTGAAGCTGAAGGAAGAGGAGCGGCGGAAGATCCGGGGCGCCGGGATGGCGATGATCTTCCAGGACGCCCTGTCGGCCCTCAATCCCGTCATTTCCGTGGGGGATCAGCTGGGCGAGATGTTCGTCGTGCACCGCGGGATGTCGGCGAAGGACGCGCGGGCCAGGGCCGTCGAGCTGATGGAGCGGGTGCGCATCCCGGCCGCCGCGCAGCGGGTGCGGGACTATCCGCACCAGTTCTCCGGCGGTATGCGCCAGCGCATCATGATCGCCATGGCGATGGCCCTGGAACCGGCGCTCATCATCGCCGACGAGCCCACCACCGCCCTGGACGTCACCGTGCAGGCCCAGGTCATGGACCTGCTCGCGGAGCTGCAGCACGAGTACCACATGGGGCTCATCCTCATCACCCATGATCTGGGCGTCGTGGCCGACGTGGCCGACCGGATCGCCGTCATGTACGCCGGGAAGATCGTCGAGTCGGCGCCCGTCCGCGACATCTACAAGTCGCCCGCCCACCCCTACACCCGCGGCCTGCTGGACTCCATCCCGCGCCTGGACCAGAAGGGACAGGAGCTGTACGCCATCAAGGGCCTGCCGCCGAACCTGATGGACATCCCGCCCGGCTGTTCCTTCCATCCGCGCTGTCCGATGGCCCAGGACGTCTGCCGCACCGACGAACCTCCGCTGTACGAGGTCTCCGACACGCGCGGCAGCGCCTGCCACTTCTGGAGGGAGTGCCTGGATGGCTGAGCCGATCCTCGAAGTGAGCGGGCTCGTCAAGTACTACCCGCTGACCCGGGGCATCCTGTTCAAGAAGCAGATCGGTGCGGTGAAGGCCGTCGACGGCGTCGACTTCACGCTCGGCAAGGGGGAAACCCTCGGCATCGTCGGCGAGTCGGGCTGCGGCAAGTCGACGCTCGCCAGGATGCTCTGCAACCTGGAGCGCCCGACGGCCGGCTCCATCAGGTTCAAGGGCGAGGACATCACGCGTCTGTCCGGCCGCGCGCTGAAAGCCGTACGCCGCAACATCCAGATGGTCTTCCAGGACCCGTACACCTCCCTGAACCCCCGGATGACGGTCGGCGACATCATCGGGGAGCCGTACGACATCCACCCCGAGGTCGCGCCCAAGGGCGACCGCCGCCGCAGGGTCCAGGAGCTGCTGGACGTGGTCGGCCTCAACCCGGAGTACATCAACCGCTACCCGCACCAGTTCTCCGGCGGCCAGCGCCAGCGCATCGGCATCGCCCGCGGGCTGGCGCTGCGCCCCGAGGTGATCGTCGCCGACGAACCGGTGTCCGCACTCGACGTCTCGGTCCAGGCCCAGGTGATCAACCTGCTGGACCGGCTGCAGTCGGAGTTCGACCTGTCGTACGTCTTCATCGCGCACGACCTGTCCATCGTCCGGCACATCTCCGACCGGGTGGGTGTGATGTACCTGGGCCGGATCGTGGAGATCGGCCGGGAGCCCGAGATCTACGACCACCCCACCCACCCCTACACCCAGGCGCTGCTCTCCGCGGTCCCGGTCCCGGACCCCGAGGCGCGCGAACACCGTGAGCGGATCATCCTCACCGGAGACGTGCCGTCCCCGACGAACATCCCCTCCGGCTGCCGCTTCCGCACCCGCTGCTGGAAGGCGCAGGAGCGGTGTGTCGTGGAGGTCCCGGCCCTGGCGGTCCCGGCCGTGTTCCGGGGCACGCCCGGGCCCGCGGCCCATGACTCGGCCTGTCACTTCGCCGAGGAGAAGAAGGTGGTCCGGGCGGAGGGGGAGTAGCGGAGGGGCAGTAGCGGAGGGAGAGCGGGAGCGTACGGCAACGGGCCGGGATGACATGGCGCATCCCGGCCCGTTCACGGCACCCGCACGGCCGTACGCTGATCAGCCTCCCGCGTCCGTATATCGGTACCGCTTCGGCGAAGTTGCCCGCGTGTTAACGCAGTTGACGGTCATTTGTCCCCGTCTGGCAGCGAACGCCGCAGGAAGTCCAGCTGCAGCCGCAGCAGGTTCTCCGCGACGGTCTCCTGCGGGGTCATGTGCGTCACCCCGGACAGCGGCAGCACCTCGTGCGGGCGGCCCGCGGCGAGCAGCGCGGAGGACAGCCGAAGGGAGTGCGCGACGACGACGTTGTCGTCCGCCAGCCCGTGGATGATCAGCATCGGACGGTGCGGCTCCGCCGGGTCCACCAGGCCCGCGTCGTCGATCACCGAGTTGCGGCGGTAGACCTCCGGCTGCTCGTCCGGGAGGCCGAGATAGCGCTCCTGGTA
The genomic region above belongs to Streptomyces sp. CG1 and contains:
- a CDS encoding ABC transporter permease, which translates into the protein MTTPASPSPAAALEVTDEDSAASAKPGTPKGTESRSPGRLAWTRFKRDRAGVISAFVVVFFFVVGIAAPLIAKVYGKDPYTTYGMNIPGLFNQFNYPVKPNGGISSDFWFGIEPQLGRDVFTFLLYGIRNSLLIATVAALLTTLLGVVIGITAGYLGGKTDYFVGRVIDILLAFPQTLFFIAFWPVVIAIFVSPEDNTPVWLTVTSLILVMTAFGWASIARLLRGEVLALREREFVEAAKVTGASPARIIFKELLPNLWTPILIQATLLLPTYVTTEAALAFLGVGLSDPTPDWGVMIQNGAKVYQDDITFMLFPGLAMVIFVVAFNLLGDSVRDALDPKTKR
- a CDS encoding ABC transporter substrate-binding protein, yielding MRRHTPARGAACVIAAGLLATACGGGGGFGGAGVLTSSWGDPQNPLEPANTNEVQGGKVLDMIFRGLKKYDPRTGKAQNMLAERIDTPDSRNFTVTLKAGWKFSNGEPVTAHSFVDAWNYGAGLKNNQKNAYFFGYIEGYDKVHPDSGAQTADTLSGLQVTGPRTFTVRLNQKFSSFPDTLGYAAYAPLPRAFYTDHAAWVSKPVGNGPYQIASYTKGSAMSLKKWDAYPGPDPARNVGVTLLVYTDSNTAYTDVLAGNLDLVDDVPATQLKNVHTDLNGRYINTPAGILQTLAFPYYDPKWNTPGARMVRTGLSMAINRKQITGTIFRNTRTPATDWTSPVLGAAGGYQAGLCGHACDYDPAQAKKLIQEGGGIPGGRLKITYNADTGSHKQWVDAVCNSINNALDNDKACVGNPIGTFADFRNQTTGHKMSGPFRAGWQMDYPLIQNFLQPLYYTGASSNDGLWSSPQFDRLVDRANAETDRATAVRLFQQAEGVVRDNMAAIPLWYQNGSAGYTARLSHVALNPFSVPVYNEIKVG
- a CDS encoding ABC transporter permease, which produces MARYVARRLLQMIPVFLGSTLLIFLMVNVMGDPIAGLCGERACDPATAAQLKREFGLDKPLWQQYATYMGNLFTGDFGTAFNGQKVTELMGSAFPVTIRLTIVAILFEIVIGVTLGVLTGLRRGRPVDTGVLLGTLVVISVPTFVTGLLLQLLLGIKWQWISPSVRYGSFDELIVPGLVLASVSLAYVTRLTRTSIAENKRSDYVRTAVAKGLPRHRVIVRHLLRNSLIPVVTFIGADIGALMGGAIVTERIFNIHGVGFQLYQGILRQNTQTVVGFVTVLVLVFLVANLLVDLLYAVLDPRIRYA
- a CDS encoding ABC transporter permease — encoded protein: MPEQPHEPEGAIAGTGMGGAMDLGASEAATLERTPGGPQGTGPAGRPRSLWSDAWRDLRRNPVFLVSGLVILFLVLIALWPSAIASGSPLKCDLAKAQDGAGPGAPFGYDGQGCNVYTRTVYGARTSVTVGVLATLGVAVVGSVLGALAGYFGGIWDSILSRVTDIFFAIPVVLGGLVLLSVVTSNTVWPVIGFMVLLGWPQISRIARGSVITAKQNDYVQAARALGASDSRILLRHIAPNAVAPVIVVATIALGTYIALEATLSYLGVGLKPPSVSWGIDISAASPYVRNAPHALLWPSGALAVTVLAFIMLGDAVRDALDPKLR
- a CDS encoding ABC transporter ATP-binding protein — its product is MLLEVQELQVEFRTRDGVAHAVNGVSYEVDAGETLAVLGESGSGKSVTAQAVMGILDMPPGRITGGRILFRGQDLLKLKEEERRKIRGAGMAMIFQDALSALNPVISVGDQLGEMFVVHRGMSAKDARARAVELMERVRIPAAAQRVRDYPHQFSGGMRQRIMIAMAMALEPALIIADEPTTALDVTVQAQVMDLLAELQHEYHMGLILITHDLGVVADVADRIAVMYAGKIVESAPVRDIYKSPAHPYTRGLLDSIPRLDQKGQELYAIKGLPPNLMDIPPGCSFHPRCPMAQDVCRTDEPPLYEVSDTRGSACHFWRECLDG
- a CDS encoding ABC transporter ATP-binding protein — protein: MAEPILEVSGLVKYYPLTRGILFKKQIGAVKAVDGVDFTLGKGETLGIVGESGCGKSTLARMLCNLERPTAGSIRFKGEDITRLSGRALKAVRRNIQMVFQDPYTSLNPRMTVGDIIGEPYDIHPEVAPKGDRRRRVQELLDVVGLNPEYINRYPHQFSGGQRQRIGIARGLALRPEVIVADEPVSALDVSVQAQVINLLDRLQSEFDLSYVFIAHDLSIVRHISDRVGVMYLGRIVEIGREPEIYDHPTHPYTQALLSAVPVPDPEAREHRERIILTGDVPSPTNIPSGCRFRTRCWKAQERCVVEVPALAVPAVFRGTPGPAAHDSACHFAEEKKVVRAEGE